In Veillonellales bacterium, the DNA window GAAAGTTCCCTGCACTGCGCCAACAAAACATCAGTTAGCCTATTTTTCTTGTATTCATACTGTCGATACTAAGTTCTATCATAGTTAGTGCGCTTCTATTCGACCAGTTGCATAAAAATAACCACTAGGCATAAATGAAAATACCGCTTGTAGTTTTTACAAAATATATGTCGGCAGCTGCGCAAGTGCGATAAATGGTATTTACAATGTTCATATTTTGTATTATCGTGACTTTATTGAAACGCGGGAAAGAAATCGAACTAAGGGGGAGAGTAGTTGAAAAAAGGATATTTTTGGATTATTGTACTGGCTATTTTGGCGGCAATTGCCGGTATTTGGTATACTTTCACTGCGGCGGAGCGGCAGAACAGTCCTAGGGGTAAAGAGCAAGCACAGACCGAAACGGGAGTGACAATAGGCAAGACGGCTCCTGCATTTACTCTTGATAGTCTTGATGGCAAGACGGTTCAGGTCGGGGGTCTCGGGGAACCCTATGTGCTGAATTTTTGGGCCAGTTGGTGTCCGCCTTGCCGTGAGGAAATGCCTGAAATGGTAGAGTTTGCCGGTAAATATGGCAGTCAGGTTCAGTTCTATGGGGCTAATTTACAGGAGCCAAAAGAAAAAGTGAATGCTTTTTTGCAACAGAATCACTATGTTTTTCCCGTATTACTGGATAAGAACGGAACAGTGGCTCAAACCTTTCGGGTGTCGGCTATCCCTACTACCATTGTGGTTGATTCAAAAGGAATTATTCGTTACCGTAAGACAGGCGGTGTTACTTTAAGCGAATTGGAAGGTATTATAAAGGGATTGTAGGTGGACTATAGTGGAATTGGGAGATATTAC includes these proteins:
- a CDS encoding TlpA disulfide reductase family protein encodes the protein MKKGYFWIIVLAILAAIAGIWYTFTAAERQNSPRGKEQAQTETGVTIGKTAPAFTLDSLDGKTVQVGGLGEPYVLNFWASWCPPCREEMPEMVEFAGKYGSQVQFYGANLQEPKEKVNAFLQQNHYVFPVLLDKNGTVAQTFRVSAIPTTIVVDSKGIIRYRKTGGVTLSELEGIIKGL